In the Nitrospinota bacterium genome, one interval contains:
- a CDS encoding PAS domain S-box protein: protein MVKNPLKALVIDDNPADARLLERYLKDSTMWEVETASCESGADALAALKDFHPEVVFVDYILGAESGMEAIRVLKAAGLKAAYVMLTGMGGEEVAVSALREGVDDYLTKAGLTPEVLDMSLRHVTEKRRANEIIRETNKLLQNVFTTTQTLLAYLDKDFNFIAVNRAYAEADGHEPEFYKDKNHFSLFPNEENETIFRHVVDTGEPFLIYSKPFSYPLNPERGVTYWDWELKPVKDASGAVNALVLSLMNVTERVKAEEERMRLATAIEQSAEAIIVTGADGAIQYVNPAFERVTGYTKAEAVGQTPRILKSGKHGGEFYRELWEHIKAGNVWRGVFVNKKKDGTLFEEETTISPIRGPGGDIINFVAVKRDVSREAALRKAREYFTSVASHELRTPLTMMGLVMAFINNLKEEPPDPHKVDQIKSVLDESVSRLDRIVSATSILSDVSILDATSPREDVFIFYELVSSIQSALVMIEISHRSLKLDVNINQLSRDAKVKGAPEMIRRVIDEIISNAVKYTPDGRKITVHAAEEGGFVVVTVADEGIGLPKDKIEQIFEPYFSLEDSRHHSTGRYKYMGGGIGLGLTIAKLLTEQYGGVLSIVSPGENLGATVTVRLPQAK from the coding sequence AACGATGTGGGAAGTGGAGACCGCATCGTGCGAATCGGGGGCCGATGCGCTGGCGGCCCTAAAGGATTTCCATCCGGAAGTTGTGTTCGTGGACTATATCCTGGGCGCCGAATCGGGGATGGAAGCGATCCGCGTCCTCAAGGCCGCCGGGCTGAAGGCCGCCTATGTGATGCTCACCGGGATGGGGGGCGAAGAAGTGGCGGTGAGCGCCCTGCGCGAGGGGGTGGACGATTACCTGACCAAGGCGGGCCTTACCCCCGAAGTGCTGGACATGTCGTTGCGCCACGTGACGGAGAAAAGGCGCGCCAACGAGATAATCCGCGAGACCAATAAGCTTCTGCAGAACGTCTTCACCACCACGCAGACGTTGCTCGCCTACCTGGACAAGGACTTTAATTTCATAGCCGTCAACCGGGCGTACGCCGAGGCGGACGGCCACGAGCCGGAATTCTACAAGGACAAGAACCATTTTTCGCTTTTCCCAAACGAGGAGAACGAGACCATATTCCGCCATGTGGTGGACACCGGTGAGCCATTTTTAATCTATTCAAAGCCATTTTCCTATCCATTGAACCCGGAACGCGGCGTCACATACTGGGACTGGGAGCTAAAACCGGTCAAGGACGCATCCGGCGCGGTGAACGCCCTTGTGCTAAGCCTTATGAACGTCACGGAGCGGGTGAAGGCGGAAGAGGAGCGGATGCGGCTGGCAACGGCCATCGAACAGTCCGCCGAGGCGATTATAGTCACCGGAGCCGATGGCGCTATCCAGTATGTCAATCCAGCGTTCGAGCGCGTAACCGGCTATACAAAGGCCGAGGCTGTCGGGCAGACGCCGCGAATCCTGAAAAGCGGCAAGCACGGTGGGGAGTTCTACCGCGAGCTTTGGGAGCATATCAAGGCTGGAAACGTGTGGCGCGGTGTCTTTGTGAACAAGAAAAAGGACGGTACCCTTTTCGAGGAGGAGACCACCATATCCCCCATCCGGGGCCCGGGTGGCGATATCATCAATTTCGTCGCCGTCAAGCGCGACGTCAGCCGCGAGGCGGCGCTGCGCAAGGCCAGGGAGTACTTTACGTCCGTGGCGTCCCACGAGCTCAGGACCCCGTTGACCATGATGGGGCTTGTGATGGCGTTCATAAACAACCTCAAGGAAGAGCCCCCGGACCCGCACAAGGTGGACCAGATAAAAAGCGTGCTGGACGAGTCGGTATCCCGGCTGGACAGGATCGTGTCCGCCACGAGCATCCTTTCGGACGTGAGCATACTCGACGCCACCTCGCCCAGGGAGGACGTGTTCATTTTCTACGAGTTGGTCTCCTCCATCCAGTCGGCCCTGGTGATGATAGAGATATCCCACAGGAGCCTGAAGCTGGACGTGAACATAAACCAGCTTTCCCGGGACGCAAAGGTCAAGGGGGCGCCGGAGATGATCCGCAGGGTGATAGACGAGATAATCTCCAACGCCGTCAAATATACCCCGGACGGCAGGAAGATAACCGTCCACGCGGCGGAAGAGGGGGGCTTTGTGGTGGTCACCGTGGCCGACGAGGGGATCGGGCTGCCCAAGGACAAGATCGAGCAGATTTTCGAGCCTTATTTTTCGCTGGAGGACTCCCGCCACCATTCCACCGGCCGGTATAAATACATGGGGGGCGGCATCGGGCTTGGGCTGACAATCGCCAAGCTTCTCACGGAGCAGTATGGAGGCGTCCTGTCCATCGTAAGCCCCGGCGAGAACCTGGGCGCCACAGTCACCGTGCGCCTGCCGCAGGCGAAATAA
- a CDS encoding hybrid sensor histidine kinase/response regulator → MPDMTSRDDRSVLLDPPAPAAQAQSPVILAVDDEESNLLVLKRPLQKEGYRLITSLSGSEALDILAKTEVDLVLVDWMMPGLDGAEVCRRIKADPALSLIPVIMITAKSGSEDLALGMEAGANDYLRKPVDKLELMARVRSGLREMRIRKELRRSNDRLRELNKMKDEVISIVSHDLRSPLATIIGFSELLLEDKGNAANNDLRKPLEIIKKSAKWQLSLVDNLLDVAKLEAGGMELDRTQAKIGDIVQSCAESFAVTASIKEITLSFNKPDTEPQAGVDIMKISQAVNNLISNAIKFTPRGGTVTVKLFFTETQAVISVKDSGPGLNEDDMAKLFKKFQQTGVRATNGEKGTGLGLVITKNIAELHGGSVDVKSVPGDGCEFTITLPAAE, encoded by the coding sequence ATGCCTGATATGACCAGCCGGGACGACAGGTCCGTTCTGCTTGATCCACCGGCGCCGGCGGCCCAGGCGCAAAGTCCCGTCATCCTGGCAGTGGACGACGAGGAGAGCAACCTGCTCGTCCTCAAAAGGCCGCTGCAGAAGGAGGGTTACAGGCTCATCACCTCCCTGTCCGGTTCCGAAGCCCTGGACATACTGGCAAAAACCGAGGTGGACCTTGTGCTGGTGGACTGGATGATGCCCGGCCTGGACGGCGCGGAGGTCTGCCGCAGGATAAAGGCCGATCCAGCCCTTTCGCTCATTCCGGTGATTATGATCACCGCCAAGTCCGGCTCCGAAGACCTGGCATTGGGGATGGAGGCGGGGGCGAACGACTATCTGCGAAAGCCGGTGGACAAGCTCGAGCTTATGGCCAGGGTGCGCTCCGGGCTGCGTGAAATGCGGATACGCAAGGAACTGCGGCGCTCCAATGACAGGCTGCGGGAACTGAACAAGATGAAGGACGAGGTGATATCCATCGTCTCGCACGACTTGCGCTCGCCATTGGCCACCATAATCGGGTTTTCGGAGCTTCTGCTGGAAGACAAGGGAAACGCCGCGAACAATGACCTTCGCAAGCCGCTTGAGATCATAAAGAAATCGGCAAAATGGCAGCTTTCACTGGTGGACAACCTTCTGGACGTGGCCAAGCTGGAGGCCGGGGGTATGGAACTGGACAGGACCCAGGCCAAAATCGGGGACATCGTCCAGTCCTGCGCCGAATCGTTCGCCGTCACCGCCTCCATCAAGGAGATCACTCTATCGTTCAACAAGCCGGACACGGAGCCGCAGGCCGGCGTTGATATCATGAAGATAAGCCAGGCGGTGAACAACCTGATAAGCAACGCCATCAAGTTCACACCCAGGGGAGGCACTGTGACGGTGAAGCTGTTTTTCACGGAAACACAGGCCGTCATCAGTGTGAAAGACAGCGGGCCGGGGCTGAATGAAGATGACATGGCCAAGTTGTTCAAAAAATTCCAGCAGACCGGCGTGCGCGCCACCAATGGTGAGAAGGGGACGGGGCTGGGGCTTGTGATCACAAAGAATATCGCGGAACTGCACGGCGGTTCCGTGGACGTCAAAAGCGTTCCGGGCGACGGATGCGAGTTCACCATCACCCTTCCGGCGGCGGAGTGA
- a CDS encoding TlpA family protein disulfide reductase, protein MNTIAEEKIRWIPFGALALAMVIATGFWKIEKNREEPLQPLDVPAAQSQGPAGAPSKIAPPQQSKMEGKPAPDFTLPGLDGKNIKLSSYRGKMVFLNIWATWCPPCREEMPSMQKLHEHFKGKDFVMLTVSIDEKKEDVAAFMKELGLTFPVALDPEQKVSAEYGITGVPETFLIDKNGTVLHHLIGPGDWSNPGIVSAFEGLVSRPAKVAKK, encoded by the coding sequence ATGAACACGATAGCTGAAGAAAAAATAAGGTGGATACCGTTCGGCGCGCTGGCGCTGGCGATGGTGATTGCCACAGGTTTCTGGAAAATCGAGAAAAACAGGGAAGAACCGCTGCAGCCGCTGGACGTTCCGGCGGCGCAGTCGCAAGGCCCCGCCGGGGCGCCATCGAAGATTGCGCCGCCGCAACAGTCGAAAATGGAAGGCAAACCGGCGCCGGATTTCACGCTGCCGGGCCTGGACGGGAAGAATATCAAGCTTTCAAGCTACCGGGGCAAGATGGTGTTCCTGAACATATGGGCCACATGGTGCCCGCCGTGCCGCGAGGAAATGCCCTCCATGCAGAAGCTCCACGAGCATTTCAAGGGGAAGGACTTCGTGATGCTCACAGTGAGCATAGACGAAAAGAAAGAAGACGTGGCCGCCTTCATGAAAGAACTGGGGCTCACATTCCCGGTGGCCCTCGACCCGGAGCAGAAAGTAAGCGCCGAATACGGCATCACCGGTGTTCCGGAGACGTTCCTGATAGACAAGAACGGGACCGTTTTGCACCACCTGATCGGCCCGGGGGACTGGAGCAATCCTGGCATCGTGAGCGCGTTTGAAGGGCTGGTCAGCCGCCCGGCGAAGGTGGCGAAGAAGTAA
- the pdxA gene encoding 4-hydroxythreonine-4-phosphate dehydrogenase PdxA, whose translation MATRNNFKLAVSLGDPAGIGPETVLKAFHVLSRPVRNGLTVFGNVKYFEWLDRRLKTGVKIIAPGSKGDGLRVEDAVRFDFSPRDFGLHDKRFGEASITSVRLATEAVLKHEYDALITPPINKESVNMAGHKVPGHTEYLAALCGGVPVAMMLACPELAVVVATTHVALREVPFKLTPEKIAALLRLINGSIHKLTRKKPRIAVCGLNPHASDGGIFGDEEARIIAPAIGSARREGIKVSGPFPADTMFTRKARRNYDVALAMYHDQGLIPVKTLGFGRTVNITLGLPFLRVSVDHGTAFDIAGKGRADAAPMAYAINTAIGALRGRF comes from the coding sequence ATGGCCACTCGTAACAACTTCAAACTGGCGGTGTCATTGGGCGATCCGGCGGGGATCGGGCCGGAGACCGTGCTAAAGGCCTTCCATGTACTTTCCCGGCCTGTCCGCAACGGGCTGACGGTGTTTGGGAACGTAAAATACTTCGAATGGCTGGACCGCAGGCTGAAAACCGGCGTAAAAATCATCGCCCCCGGTTCAAAAGGGGACGGGCTTCGCGTTGAAGACGCGGTGCGGTTCGATTTCTCCCCCCGCGATTTCGGCCTGCACGATAAGCGGTTCGGCGAGGCGTCCATCACGTCCGTGCGATTGGCCACGGAGGCTGTGTTAAAGCATGAATACGACGCTCTTATCACCCCTCCGATCAACAAGGAGTCGGTGAACATGGCCGGCCACAAGGTTCCGGGCCATACAGAGTATCTTGCGGCCCTGTGCGGCGGCGTCCCGGTGGCGATGATGCTGGCATGCCCGGAGCTTGCCGTTGTGGTGGCCACCACCCATGTGGCTCTGCGGGAGGTCCCGTTCAAACTGACGCCGGAAAAGATCGCGGCGTTATTGCGGCTGATAAACGGCTCGATCCATAAGCTTACCCGCAAAAAGCCTCGCATCGCGGTGTGCGGGCTCAATCCCCACGCGTCCGACGGTGGCATTTTCGGTGACGAGGAGGCGCGCATTATCGCCCCGGCCATCGGATCGGCCAGGCGAGAAGGGATAAAAGTTTCCGGGCCTTTTCCGGCCGACACCATGTTCACCCGGAAAGCCCGCCGCAATTACGACGTGGCGCTGGCGATGTACCACGACCAGGGCTTGATACCGGTGAAGACCCTGGGATTCGGCCGCACGGTGAACATCACCCTCGGCCTGCCGTTCCTGCGGGTGTCCGTGGACCACGGCACTGCTTTCGACATCGCCGGGAAGGGGAGGGCGGACGCCGCCCCCATGGCATACGCTATCAACACCGCCATCGGCGCCCTGCGCGGGAGATTTTAA